A DNA window from Candidatus Protochlamydia naegleriophila contains the following coding sequences:
- a CDS encoding dipeptidase encodes MIPVADLHCDLLCYLEENPARTPYDSVVRCSFPQLMKGHVKLQTLANFTHTGPLSVKKGMAQVQLYRQLALLYPKDVKRGQMPFSMPGQTDPVALLMAFENASGFCGEEEPLKDGINRLQAVIRDVGKPLYISLTWNTENRFGGGALTNCGLKEDGKRLLEELNGQGIAIDLSHASDPLAYEMIDYIENKGLDIPLMASHSNARAIKNVPRNLPTDIAKELFRRRAIVGLNLYGPFVGLSEEAILQHLAFWLELGGEKYMCFGSDFFYEGDFSTIQRVKGQDLFFKRYPDASCYPALIEFIRKELKLSESIVHQLAYQNAVDFLNRLGAKI; translated from the coding sequence ATGATTCCCGTAGCAGATCTTCATTGCGATCTTCTTTGCTATTTAGAAGAAAATCCGGCTCGCACCCCCTACGATTCAGTTGTACGTTGCTCGTTTCCGCAGCTGATGAAGGGTCATGTTAAACTTCAGACCTTAGCCAATTTTACCCATACCGGTCCTTTATCGGTCAAAAAGGGAATGGCTCAAGTCCAACTTTACCGTCAATTAGCGTTGCTTTATCCCAAGGACGTTAAAAGGGGGCAAATGCCTTTTAGCATGCCAGGGCAAACCGATCCTGTTGCTCTTTTGATGGCTTTTGAAAATGCATCTGGTTTTTGTGGCGAGGAGGAACCTCTTAAAGACGGTATAAACCGCTTACAGGCAGTTATTCGGGATGTGGGTAAGCCCTTGTATATTAGTCTAACCTGGAATACAGAAAATCGGTTTGGGGGCGGCGCATTGACGAATTGCGGCTTAAAAGAAGATGGCAAGCGTTTATTGGAAGAGCTGAATGGTCAAGGAATAGCCATTGACTTAAGCCATGCATCCGATCCTTTGGCTTACGAGATGATTGATTACATTGAAAATAAAGGTTTGGACATACCTTTAATGGCTAGCCATTCAAATGCACGCGCAATTAAAAATGTGCCTCGCAACTTGCCGACAGATATTGCTAAAGAATTATTTCGAAGAAGGGCGATTGTTGGGCTCAATCTTTACGGCCCTTTTGTTGGATTAAGCGAAGAAGCCATTCTTCAACATCTCGCTTTTTGGTTAGAGCTTGGAGGCGAAAAATACATGTGCTTTGGATCCGACTTTTTTTATGAAGGTGACTTTTCTACAATTCAGCGAGTCAAAGGGCAAGACTTATTCTTTAAACGCTATCCGGATGCGTCTTGTTATCCGGCTTTAATCGAGTTTATCCGAAAGGAATTAAAGCTTAGCGAATCGATTGTGCATCAATTGGCTTATCAAAATGCCGTCGATTTTTTAAACCGGTTAGGCGCAAAAATCTAG
- a CDS encoding insulinase family protein: MYILNAGSPNMIAKPSRLNTVGQTYNHFKVTKAIEIPELQCFLRELIHEPSGARVMHIGNEDPENLFCLSFQTLPHNSNGVAHILEHTVLCGSKKFPVKDPFFAMNRRSLNTFMNALTGADFTCYPAASQVHKDFYNLLEVYLDAVFHPNIKELSFAQEGHRLEFSNPTDSSSLLEYKGIVYNEMKGALSSPSARLAEAINAGLFPDITYGVNSGGDPEAIPSLTYQELLEFYHTFYHPSRCLFFFYGNMPLEGHLDFIAAQTLNQTESTPPLPPIPFQPRFKEPRYLDLTYPIAPEEEITDKTLLAYGWLTCHILEQEDVLALNILEIILMDTDASPLKKVLLKSGWCKQANSFIDIELNEIPWGVILKGCNPERADDLEKLIKDTLREIARTGISIQTIENAIHQLEFYRSEITGDHAPFGLSLFMRSGLLKQHGAEPEQGLMIHSLFNQVRKRTLSDPHYFSHLIQKYLLDNPHFVRIVMRPDKTLGAKEAEQERYQLETIKASLSGQQIQALIEKAEMLSNFQKEQEEEDIEILPKVSLQDIPLTARDYPLHQEKVGHLTTFHYPVFTNDIVYADLIYDLPALSEEDLPYLRLLTVILTQVGCGNRDYAENLDYIQGHTGGIGAGISLNLQANNYNQFTPTFHLRGKALHRKASKLFPLMLDTITSAHVDNLARFKEILLKHFTGMESRLNQSALKYAINLSASALNTASKVANDLYGLNYYWKIRDIVKDLDKQGPYVLAKLQDIQQRVTCLENPHLVLSCNSATYDELKGHGFYGLKDIEMRPFNHWKGNFPLSPVPSQGRMIASPVAFIGKVFPTLSYTNPDAPALNIAAFLFDNLTLHARIREQGGAYGGGAVSNPMSGNFYFYSYRDPNVLSTFKAFQESIDTIIKGEFDDSDLEEAKFEMIQTLDSPISPGSRAELAYGWLREGKTLEVRQAFRTKLLSLTKEDVMGAVKRVITPQMDKGASVVFAGKELLEKANHELQEGGYSPLIIEGI, from the coding sequence GTGTACATATTAAATGCAGGATCTCCAAACATGATTGCCAAGCCTTCTCGCCTTAATACCGTTGGTCAAACCTACAACCACTTCAAAGTAACAAAAGCCATAGAGATTCCCGAACTACAGTGTTTTTTGCGCGAACTCATTCACGAGCCTAGCGGCGCACGTGTCATGCATATTGGCAATGAGGATCCAGAAAATTTATTTTGTCTTTCTTTTCAAACTCTGCCTCACAATTCCAATGGCGTTGCACATATTTTAGAGCATACCGTTCTTTGCGGATCAAAAAAATTCCCTGTAAAAGATCCTTTCTTTGCCATGAATAGACGTAGCTTAAATACGTTCATGAATGCTTTAACAGGAGCTGACTTCACCTGTTATCCAGCTGCTTCTCAAGTACATAAAGACTTCTATAATCTTTTAGAGGTCTATCTTGATGCAGTCTTTCATCCAAACATTAAAGAACTTAGTTTTGCACAGGAAGGGCATCGCTTAGAATTTTCCAATCCAACCGATTCGAGTTCGCTTCTGGAATACAAAGGAATCGTCTATAATGAGATGAAAGGAGCTCTTTCTTCACCAAGTGCACGCCTTGCAGAAGCCATTAATGCCGGCTTATTTCCAGATATTACCTATGGCGTCAATTCAGGGGGTGATCCCGAAGCCATTCCAAGCCTTACCTACCAAGAACTCCTGGAATTTTACCATACATTTTATCACCCCAGCCGCTGCCTCTTCTTTTTTTATGGCAATATGCCCTTAGAGGGACACTTAGACTTTATTGCCGCTCAAACTTTAAATCAAACTGAGAGCACACCTCCTCTTCCGCCGATCCCATTTCAGCCGCGTTTTAAAGAACCTCGCTACTTAGATTTAACCTATCCGATTGCTCCAGAAGAGGAGATAACAGACAAAACACTTTTAGCTTATGGGTGGCTAACCTGCCATATATTAGAGCAAGAAGATGTATTGGCTTTAAATATTTTAGAAATCATTTTAATGGATACAGATGCCTCTCCTTTAAAAAAGGTTCTTTTAAAGTCAGGTTGGTGCAAACAAGCCAACTCATTTATCGACATCGAACTCAATGAAATTCCTTGGGGAGTCATCTTAAAGGGATGCAATCCTGAACGAGCCGATGATTTGGAAAAGCTGATCAAAGACACGTTGCGAGAGATTGCAAGAACGGGAATCTCCATCCAGACAATCGAAAATGCCATTCATCAGCTCGAATTTTACCGCAGTGAAATCACTGGCGATCATGCCCCATTTGGCTTATCGCTGTTTATGCGATCGGGCTTGTTAAAGCAACATGGAGCCGAGCCTGAGCAAGGATTGATGATTCACTCGCTCTTTAATCAAGTTCGCAAGCGTACCTTATCCGATCCCCATTACTTCAGCCATCTCATTCAAAAATATCTTCTAGATAATCCCCATTTCGTGCGTATCGTCATGAGGCCCGACAAAACCTTAGGAGCCAAGGAAGCCGAGCAAGAAAGGTATCAATTAGAAACGATCAAAGCGTCTTTATCCGGGCAGCAAATCCAGGCACTGATCGAAAAAGCAGAAATGCTTTCGAACTTTCAAAAAGAGCAGGAAGAAGAAGACATTGAAATTTTACCGAAAGTCTCCTTGCAAGACATTCCTCTGACTGCGCGCGATTATCCTTTGCATCAAGAAAAAGTCGGCCATTTAACAACTTTTCACTACCCGGTTTTTACCAATGACATTGTTTACGCCGATCTCATCTACGACTTACCCGCTTTATCAGAAGAGGACCTCCCTTACCTACGGCTCTTAACGGTCATTTTAACCCAGGTCGGATGTGGTAATCGAGACTACGCAGAAAATCTCGATTATATTCAAGGTCACACAGGGGGAATTGGAGCTGGAATCAGCTTAAATCTGCAGGCGAACAATTATAACCAGTTTACGCCTACATTTCATTTGAGAGGAAAGGCCTTGCATCGCAAAGCCTCTAAACTTTTTCCATTGATGCTCGACACGATCACATCGGCTCATGTGGATAACCTGGCTCGCTTCAAGGAAATCCTGTTGAAGCACTTTACCGGCATGGAAAGCCGACTAAATCAGAGTGCCCTCAAATACGCGATCAATTTATCGGCCAGTGCGCTTAATACAGCTTCTAAAGTCGCCAATGATCTTTACGGCCTCAATTACTACTGGAAAATCCGGGATATTGTTAAAGATCTTGATAAGCAAGGACCTTACGTGCTAGCCAAACTGCAAGACATTCAGCAAAGAGTGACCTGTTTAGAAAATCCCCATCTTGTTTTAAGCTGCAATAGCGCTACTTACGATGAATTAAAGGGACATGGCTTCTACGGACTCAAAGACATTGAAATGCGGCCGTTTAATCATTGGAAAGGCAATTTCCCTCTGTCTCCTGTTCCATCTCAAGGACGCATGATAGCTTCTCCTGTGGCTTTTATTGGCAAAGTGTTTCCGACTCTTTCCTATACCAACCCAGACGCACCCGCCTTAAATATTGCAGCCTTTTTATTCGATAATTTGACGCTGCATGCACGTATCCGCGAACAAGGCGGAGCCTATGGTGGTGGGGCGGTCAGCAATCCCATGTCAGGCAATTTCTATTTTTACTCTTATCGAGATCCAAACGTGCTGAGCACTTTTAAAGCTTTTCAGGAGTCCATCGATACAATCATCAAAGGGGAATTTGACGATTCCGATTTAGAAGAAGCTAAATTTGAAATGATTCAGACTTTAGACTCTCCAATCTCTCCCGGCAGCCGTGCAGAATTAGCCTATGGCTGGTTGCGCGAAGGAAAAACGCTGGAAGTGCGCCAAGCCTTCAGGACAAAACTCCTTAGCCTTACCAAAGAAGATGTGATGGGTGCAGTCAAACGGGTCATTACCCCGCAAATGGATAAAGGAGCCTCTGTCGTTTTCGCAGGCAAAGAATTACTCGAAAAAGCCAATCATGAACTGCAAGAAGGAGGCTACTCTCCCCTTATCATTGAAGGGATTTAA